In Podospora pseudopauciseta strain CBS 411.78 chromosome 3, whole genome shotgun sequence, one genomic interval encodes:
- a CDS encoding hypothetical protein (COG:S; EggNog:ENOG503P4J1): MALFKTVILPLRAIQGVFALIVLALSSYVAHWYNTTTVISSPSSINFLFFASLYSLLSILALEFLIPRFVAPKTAASNYIALGVELSNVLFWFAGFVGLAVFLSKLLFCRGSVCQSAQADVAFAAAAWLVWTGSGVIMAREVVKKGGLMSWKRKEPAAVEVPVTNKEEA, from the exons ATGGCCCTCTTTAAGAcagtcatcctccccctccgggCCATCCAAGGCGTCTTTGCTCTCATAGTCCTTGCTCTCTCATCATACG TCGCCCACTGGTACAACACAACAACAGTaatttcctccccctcttccatcaacttcctcttcttcgcctccctctactccctcctctccatcctcgctCTCGAGTTCCTCATCCCTCGCTTCGTCGCCCCTAAGACGGCCGCCAGTAACTACATCGCTTTGGGGGTGGAACTGTCAAACGTGCTCTTTTGGTTCGCCGGGTTTGTCGGGCTGGCGGTTTTCCTGAGCAAACTGCTGTTTTGTCGGGGGAGCGTCTGCCAAAGTGCGCAGGCTGACGTTGCGTTTGCTGCGGCGGCGTGGCTGGTGTGGACTGGGTCGGGGGTGAttatggcgagggaggtggtgaagaagggggggttgatgagttggaagaggaaggagccggcggcggtggaggttcCTGTTACcaacaaggaggaggcttaA
- the FAA2 gene encoding medium-chain fatty acid-CoA ligase faa2 (EggNog:ENOG503NUAR; COG:I) codes for MAPSKQDTTAYINAIAQPPPPGTPYALPIPGTERPNRTPIYRHWRFQNGPLLETFDPAIRTVHDLFEASVARVPRNRCLGHRPWNPVSKTWENKFVWTTYTEVAERRKNFGAGIVELHQRVGVTADKKYAVGLWAQNRPEWQITELALLSQSLWPVSLYETLGPEATEYIINHSELTAVVCSLPHIPTLLKLAPRVPSLKFIISLDPLDAGEMTGHSKLSLLNAAAAQVGLEIFSMEGVEALGARSGRPMRPPQPEDVLTINYTSGTTGDPKGVLITHANGVAGISAARSNQSITAGDVHLSYLPLAHIYGRMADQTALAEGASIGYFHGDITQLVEDIKLLRPTGLMSVPRLFNRINSAIQAATVEQEGFKGALSRRVIEAKKASMKLPPGKATNKHFLYDKIWTPKVLKGVGLSRARTMVSGSAQLDPDVHEFLRAAFGNNFVQGFGMTETYAVGTVQMPGDFTTGNIGPPCPSVELCIESVPDYEYTVEDKPNPRGELLMRGPIIFKEYYRNPEETAKTIEADGWFHTGDIVEVDSMGRFKIIDRKKNVLKLAQGEYISPERIENVYLGSCNLLAMAFVHGEPKESSLVAVFGIDPVHFAPYASKILKQNISAEDKAALKVAANDPRVKGALLKLLDNIGKSHKFNSYEKVKNIYLDIEPFSIENELLTPTLKLKRPQTARAFRAEIDRMYEEIAANAGSKPKL; via the exons ATGGCTCCCAGCAAGCAGGACACGACGGCTTACATCAACGCCATCgcccaaccaccccctccgggCACTCCCTAcgccctccccatccccggcACCGAGCGCCCCAACCGGACTCCCATCTACCGCCATTGGCGCTTCCAGAACGGCCCTCTTCTCGAGACCTTCGACCCCGCCATTCGCACCGTCCACGATCTCTTCGAAGCTTCCGTCGCGCGGGTCCCCAGAAACAGATGCTTGGGCCACAGACCCTGGAACCCTGTCTCCAAGACATGGGAGAACAAGTTTGTCTGGACGACATATACCGAGGTTGCTGAGCGCAGGAAGAACTTTGGTGCTGGCATCGTTGAGCTGCACCAGCGGGTTGGCGTCACGGCTGACAAGAAGTATGCTGTCGGTCTCTGGGCCCAGAACCGCCCCGAGTGGCAAATCACCGAGTTGGCTCTGCTCTCGCAGTCCTTGTGGCCCGTTTCGCTCTACGAGACTCTCGGACCCGAGGCGACCGAGtacatcatcaaccacagcGAGCTGACTGCCGTTGTCTGCTCGCTCCCTCACATCCCCACTCTCCTGAAGCTTGCGCCCCGCGTGCCCAGCCTCAAGTTCATCATCTCCCTGGACCCCCTCGATGCCGGTGAGATGACCGGCCACTCCAAGCTGTCGCTCTTGAACGCTGCGGCCGCCCAGGTTGGCCTTGAGATCTTCTCCATGGAGGGCGTGGAGGCGCTGGGTGCCCGCTCCGGCCGCCCAATGCGCCCTCCCCAGCCCGAGGATGTTTTGACCATCAACTACACCTCTGGTACCACTGGTGACCCCAAGGGTGTCCTTATCACCCACGCCAACGGTGTTGCCGGTATCTCGGCTGCTCGCTCCAACCAGAGCATCACGGCTGGCGACGTCCACCTGTCTTATCTTCCTCTTGCGCATATCTATGGTCGCATGGCTGACCAGACTGCTCTCGCGGAAGGCGCCAGCATCGGTTACTTCCACGGTGACATCACCCAGCTTGTGGAGGATATCAAGCTCCTGCGCCCAACTGGTCTCATGTCGGTGCCCCGTCTCTTCAACCGCATCAACTCTGCCATCCAGGCCGCCACGGTTGAGCAGGAGGGCTTCAAGGGTGCCCTCTCGCGCCGTGTCAttgaggccaagaaggccagcATGAAGCTTCCTCCTGGCAAGGCCACCAACAAGCACTTCCTCTACGACAAGATCTGGACCCCCAAGGTCCTCAAGGGTGTTGGTCTCTCTCGCGCTCGCACCATGGTCAGCGGTTCCGCCCAGCTCGACCCCGACGTCCACGAGTTCCTTCGCGCCGCCTTTGGCAACAACTTCGTCCAGGGTTTCGGCATGACCGAGACCTATGCCGTCGGTACCGTCCAGATGCCCGGCGATTTCACCACCGGCAACATCGGCCCCCCGTGCCCCTCGGTCGAGCTCTGCATCGAGTCCGTCCCCGACTACGAGTACACCGTCGAGGACAAGCCCAACCCCCGCGGCGAGCTGCTCATGCGCGGtcccatcatcttcaagGAGTACTACCGCAACCCCGAGGAGACGGCCAAGACAATCGAGGCCGACGGGTGGTTCCACACCGGCGACATCGTCGAGGTGGACAGCATGGGCCGCTTCAAGATCATCGACCGCAAGAAGAACGTGCTCAAGCTCGCGCAGGGCGAGTATATTTCCCCCGAGCGCATCGAGAACGTCTACCTCGGCAGCtgcaacctcctcgccatggCCTTTGTGCACGGCGAGCCCAAGGAGTCGAGTTTGGTGGCTGTGTTCGGTATCGACCCTGTGCACTTTGCTCCTTATGCCAGCAAGATCCTCAAGCAGAACATTTCTGCCGAGGACAAGGCTGCGCTCAAGGTGGCGGCGAACGACCCGAGGGTCAAGGGGGCGCTGTTGAAGCTGTTGGATAACATTGGAAAGAGCCACAAGTTCAACAGCTACGAGAAGGTGAAGAATATCTATTTGGATATTGAGCCTTTTTCGATCGAGAATGAGCTTTTGACTCCCAC CCTCAAGCTCAAGCGCCCGCAGACGGCGAGGGCTTTCCGCGCCGAGATTGACCGCATGTATGAGGAGATTGCGGCCAATGCTGGTTCCAAGCCCAAGTTGTAA